In the Epinephelus fuscoguttatus linkage group LG10, E.fuscoguttatus.final_Chr_v1 genome, TATTGGttcatgaccaaatacctgcatagctaatgacattcccatgaGCCTCAGCTGTGCTCTGTGTTTACTACTgagtaaatgttagcatgctaacacgctaaactaagatgggGACCATGGTTAACATTCTACCTGCGGTGCCTTTAGACTCTTAAGCTGTGTACCAAATCCATACTACACACTAGCCATCATAATATATTGTTTTAGCTGTTAGtgtaaaaaacaatttaatataTACAATATGTGGAATGTTGGTTGTCGTATTTAGTCAGCATGTGTTTGCTTTGAGTGTACTTTATACACGCTGTTAGTTGAACAGTTCTTctctaaaatgtgtgtgtttgttaaagtATCACTTGGCTCAACCTATTTTATCCCTGtgtgaacttttttttgttatgctTGTGTCAGATTTTTCTTTCCATCTGACTCTCATTTAGTATTGTCTATGAAAGGCTGTGGAATTCAGTTTATCATTACTTTGcatttcacaaaaataaagCGTATTACAATAACAAGTGAAAGACCCTCTTATCTGTGTCTGGCATTTTAAACAAGAAACTTTCCCTCAGCGTAACAGGATGTGTTAGTGATTACAGTTGGTCATCCCTTCCTGTATGGACTTCACGCTTGGCACCCAGCCTTTAATTCTAATGAAGTCAATCAGACACCAAGCAaaagtaaaacacaaaacaaaaaaacccccctaGTTTATTTATAATGGGAAGAGTGAGAGAGCAGAGTGTATACCTTATCATGAGAATTAAAAACCTGcagtcaaaaaacacttttttgagTCAGAAGCAAACACTTAAATGCAGAGTGGTGTATTTGAATTAAGTGGTGGTTGCACAGAAGGGTCAATTATTACATGGTTTTGTAGTGGAACTGATAAATAAAGGCCAACATTTGAAATGAGATGCAAGTCCACACTCTATTTTTTGTCGTCAGACCAGGTGATCTCATAATCACCGAAGGTACTCTTCAGCTTCTCTGCAGATACAGAATGGTCTGCTTTACCATACGCCTGCAAATGAATGAGAGAGCATGCACattattacattcaaagactactgaatatttttgtagtatactaaaggtccagtgtgtaggatttagggggatatattggcagaaaataaatataatattttctttagtgtataatcacctgaaaataagaattgttgtgtttttgttagcttaGAATGGGCagtttatatctatatagggagcaggtcctggTCTATGGAGTCCGCCATGCTGCACCACCGCGTTTCTACAGTAGCTTAGcagagacaaaccaaacactggctctggatagggcAATTTGTGTTAATATAATGGCCCCTGTAATAAGCAACACATCTGTCACTAGCCAAACAGCTTCGGAAAAACTAttcttttttaacattaaactgctttattcagttttttacCCATTAAAATCCCCACCCCAGATTCATTGgttttggagagaaggagacctctAAGGATAATTCAACTCCtggtgaaaaaaacaacaactccttaacaatgaacactgacgaAATCGTAGTCTTTTACTGGTCCTGTCTCAAGCCCATTTCCACAGCAAAGTACGGTGCAGTTCAGCTCGGTTTGCTTTtattctgtttccactgtaaaaagttgtggatggtaccaatggaaccgtccCGTACCATtaccatgtttggtcccccctctgttggggtacctagcacacagatctggtactaaaaggtggagctgtgaacactgcagtctgttgattggtcaatagaggacggtcactctgctcagggctgagctgtggctggttttgaggcgcatgtaaccactgttcatacactgttttattagtaaactgtaactataaaatgaaaggatgttttgctgcctcttgcagcagctggagtctgagaaaaataacttaattcactgagacttttaaggtggacagttaatttgtaatgttactcaatgcatgaggtgacgacatgaatcaatcaacacagctcaaatttcactgtgaccactctgaccatcactttagtttttatatgacacagacttttagtaatgagtggatcttcaagtgtctatatatattaattttgaccagGTAATGTgagctgcatatattctaatcctcactaggagaaaaaaacaagcgtTGTGAAGCGTCATTCCTGTGgactccggcaacactaaacccctgagcttgcctttgAAGGACTATATGCACAAAACTAATTTTATAATACCCCacggagagagactctcactgcagcctgttataTCTTGTTCTGAAAACATCAGCATGCAGACTCGTTCTGTGGAAGATAAATGAGGTACAGACATCTGTGTCAgcggtgatgaggaaatacagtgagtgcttgacagagcagtgagtgacaacaaacccgcccacatttaagggtgcTGTGGAAACGCTagagtctaggtaccatgtctgaagggttacttttggttccaaaggtaccatactgaaagtgtttggtggaaacggggctttaacgcaatctgcagtcctcactgctgggtgccactaaatcccacacactgctcctttaatgctTTTCCAATAAAATTAACTTACAGTTGATTCTCCAAACACCCTCAGTTTTTTCTCTTGGCTGTTGTGCTCTATCTTCCCTCCACCAAGGCATTTGCACTCCATCCCCAAGGCCTCCATAGCAGGATTGACCTTGTCAAATATATGATCTGCAAATAATTGAAATCATTCCATCAGTGAAAAAATACAGTCTGGtttaattacattaaaataaaataagcagCAGTTTAAAGCATGTTATTGTTGACTTCTATATTTGTTAGCAAGCATTGCATCTGCAGGTCTGTGCAGCTTTTATGTACACTGCACGTTTACAGTGTGCAAAGCAGGAACATTGGTCAAGTAGGTCAGCTCAATCTGCAGCACTAATACAGGTCTTGGTTTGCATGTTGTCTCGAGTTTAACTTGGCACATTTGACGCTTCTCTGCAGCAAACTACAGTCAACAACTTACTGTGATACTCTGCGCTTTTTGTGCCACGGATTATGTCTGTATGCGCATCGCCATCTTTTACTTTCACTCTGACCAGTATGTATTTGAATGTTCCCTCTGGATCAATCTCCACAACGGGAATTTTCGCCAGAGCGTCTGCCATTGCGACTGTAGCCTTAGTCAGAGCACCGGAGACTCTCAGACTGCACAGAGGTCTACCGACGACAGACAACATGGTGCGCTCACACAAATGTCTTTATTTAGAGTGGGACTATTTCCTgtcttaaagagacagacaacctgcAACCTGTCAGTACTGTACAGGATTACGCACGCTGGAGACCCCATATGGCGATAAGGGGGAACTGTTTCAGTTAACAGCTCTCAAAACCCAACAATCATGCAGCCAATTTACTATAAAATGGTATCAGTCCACTGCAGCTTATATTTACCAACCCAGTTTATATCAAAGGGAAGAGATGAGCAATGTGTCTAACGTTGGCAAGCTCATTTTTccactctttttcttttatctgtgTCGTTGATTTGTTATTTCCTGTAACCAGAGAAGATTTTCCACTGGTGTCTATCAGAAGTCAGAGTTGAAGCTGGTAGTGATGTAGCTGTTGGTTCAGGACCAGTCCCGCAGAAAGAAGGACGGATGCTTCTGCCACAATTGCTTGAACTTCTGGTTGCCAGTCGGCCTCTTTCATCAGTAATCCGTCCTGCAGCCTTTCATTGGGGCCAAAAAACTGAGAAGTTCATGAGATACACACAAACCTCTCCTTTCCTGCTCTATCAGGCCAAATTAGGCAGAGTTGACAGTTGATTTTCTATGTGTTATATGATGAATGCAGTAGGTGTATCATCATTTCGTAGCAGTCTTTAACAGTAATGTCACAGCTGTGGTAATACTTATattgtgtatgtttttattgcatGATTATTTGCAAGAATAGAGCTGTGGTGAGATCCTAATCATGATCCGAGCACAAATCTGTATCAGCATCTGTTTAGGATATTCTTATCAAAGCTGAAACTGAGTCTCTCCCTTGGGTCTTATTCTGTACAAGTTAATTAAGAAGTTTATATTATCTTTCAAGGGAGAGGGTGGAGGTCTAGAGGTGTCAAGCAACAGTGGCTACTATCCACAGCCGTGGGTCAGAGAGGAAGGATATGAACTGTCACTTCTGGAAACACAGCCAGCCTGCAGgcgcctctgctgctgctccacacaCTTCCCGTCTCTGGACActcattaaaaatgtttgtttgccgcCATtgcatttgatttgttttccgctttcttcttcttctttgatgaGCAAATCTTTGGACATCCTTTTAGCTATTCCAGTCAATGTATTGTCTGTGGGcacattctgggctactgccAACAGGACTCCACCGGATTGAATCATCATGCACACTCACGAAACTTACGCTTTTCTTTGCTTTCATTTGGTGGCAAAGATTCAAATGATTGAtactgaaataaaagaaaacagtgggAATTTCTTTGGCACTCTCAGACACTCTAATTAGCTCACAGGATTTTACAGCTTCCAAGACTGCAGTTTCCTTTGCAGTCGCCTTTCACTTTAGCATGAGTGCTGTGTTATCGGGCCTTTCCCAGGAAACTTATCACTTTCTtcatgctttttattttgtcgTCACTTCTGTACATGTTTGTTAGAGTGTCACATTCTCAGGCACGTTAGTAGGCTACATTACAATACAATAGTGTTTTTTATCCTCACATCTAACTGGGCAACCAGAGTTATTGATTTTAGAGCAGTGGAACAACAAACCAAGATGTTTTtctaagttttatttttctttttatcgattttgagaaagtttgttTTGTGATAATAAacttactgtttatttaaatggagtctggtgggtttggtgatagcaGTATCAActgtttctggttgaacaaaGTGGGATCTCACTCTTTCATAAAAAGGTCAACCTCTGTATTGAtattttccataatgttgtcagacaacaatctgagtctgtcagtggcaaaaacaagcacttttagtggacgtatatTGACAGTGCGTATTGGTCCCAGTGGGTgtattgcagcctgttttgcagcttcctgctgcagctgtcatACTTAATACTGGGCAATGTTGAAacatgttgttcccattagtcacttagacacagaaCAGGGGACAATAGGACACAGGCTGAAAAATGCTGAAGTCaccctttaagtaaaagtgttTAATACTCCATAACAAGTGCAAATACTGCTTTAGGAATTGTAATCAAGTCAAAATGCATCATGTGCTTAGGATGAACATTTAAATCTTAAGAATATCAAACAACTGTAgaagtcaaataaatgtagtataaaaagtaaaaaagtttaaaaaaacaaaacaataattttcctctgaaatgtagtggagtagaaatataaagtagaataaaatactcaagtaaagtagaAATGAAACCCTGTTATTAAATGGAACACCACTTTTCTGTGACAATAATATTGATTTTCGCTCCTAAAAcaaaggagagaggaaaagagtcAGAAGCAGAGAGGGGAAGTTTCCAAGGATTCTGATGGGATGGGGGCCATAGGTGGGGTGAGGGGGATTTCCACTGAAAAAGCCCACTTGTGATATGAGTTTCCTGGAAATGCAGACTGGCCTGTACAGCATATAAACGCCGGCTCCTCAGCACATCAAGCTCAGAGTGATCTCCTCCTCAGAAGAGTTGAGACCAAAGACATACTAAGAGTCCACTGCAGGTTATTACACATACCAGTTAAAATGGTAAGTGTAGAGGTAATAATTTAAACACAGTTCTCTTAATCAGTGATGCATTTATGATATAACTAATTGATctcttttttactttactttacagGAGTTGTTTTTAGGATTACTTCAGACCCGTGGATCTAAGACCTCATGGATCAGCTTGACCTTTCTATGCTCAAGTATGTAAATCTAATGCAGACTGAATCTTTAGCGTCCCATTTTTGACTTCACTTTTCTTCTGTGTATTACTTTTTCAAATGAATCCACATTACCTTATAACCTAATGTGTTGTCTCTGCCCTCCATCCTCAGTGGTGTGCATGTGGACGACAGTAGATGGCTGGTCCTACTTCTACTCTGACAACTACATGAACTGGCAGCAAGCTAGAGACTGGTGCCGGGAGCACTACACAGACATGGTGGCCATCCAGAACCAGGAGGAGATCAAGCATCTCGATAGCTGGCTGCCCAAGAAATCCACCTACTACTGGATTGGGATCCGCAAGATCAATGATGTCTGGACCTGGGTAGGAACAAACAAGGCTCTGACAGCAGAAGCAACCAACTGGGCAATTGGTGAACCAAACAATGGCAAGAGTGGACACAATACAGGGTTGAATGAGGACTGCGTGGAGATGTACATTAAAAGGAGTGCACAAGCCGGCAAATGGAATGATGAGCGGTGCGGGAAGCTGAAGACCGCTCTGTGCTACGCAGGTGAGCAAGAGTTAGGATGCAAGAGCTGCTCATTTTAACTGCCTTGGTTTAGTTCATTATTAGGGAATCTATTGATTTAGctgttttaaattattaaatgatcatgatttaaaattaaaag is a window encoding:
- the si:dkey-51e6.1 gene encoding 14 kDa phosphohistidine phosphatase codes for the protein MLSVVGRPLCSLRVSGALTKATVAMADALAKIPVVEIDPEGTFKYILVRVKVKDGDAHTDIIRGTKSAEYHNHIFDKVNPAMEALGMECKCLGGGKIEHNSQEKKLRVFGESTAYGKADHSVSAEKLKSTFGDYEITWSDDKK